One genomic segment of Flagellimonas marinaquae includes these proteins:
- a CDS encoding LytR/AlgR family response regulator transcription factor encodes MLKAIIVDDEQHCINRLDGLLQEYGNDVNVLARCHSIKEAKSEIERESPDILFLDVQLGNNTGFDLLSQLSQIDFEVIFTTSYDNYALKAFKFSALDYLLKPIDKTDFIQSLQKLRQQNNLKETSKKIDVLFHNFKDTNDSSKRIAIPTIEGFTMVDTGNIVRLQSDANYTHIYTATQKKITASKTIKFFEELLEGQNFFRVHKSHLVHLKFIESYNKGKGGYLTLSDGNKIEVAVRRKEALLKRLM; translated from the coding sequence ATGCTAAAAGCAATAATAGTAGACGATGAACAACATTGCATAAACCGACTGGACGGTTTACTCCAAGAGTATGGAAACGATGTAAATGTTTTGGCACGATGCCATTCCATTAAGGAGGCAAAATCAGAAATAGAACGTGAATCCCCCGATATTTTATTTTTGGATGTTCAATTGGGGAACAACACCGGATTCGACCTACTTTCACAATTGTCCCAAATCGATTTTGAAGTAATCTTCACCACATCTTATGACAACTATGCATTAAAGGCTTTTAAATTTTCGGCATTGGATTATCTCTTAAAACCTATCGACAAAACAGATTTTATCCAATCGCTTCAAAAACTACGACAACAAAACAACTTAAAGGAAACATCAAAAAAGATTGATGTCCTTTTCCATAACTTTAAAGATACCAACGATTCCTCAAAACGGATAGCAATCCCAACCATTGAGGGTTTTACTATGGTGGACACCGGTAACATTGTACGATTGCAGTCCGATGCCAACTACACGCATATTTACACCGCTACCCAAAAAAAGATTACGGCATCCAAGACCATTAAATTTTTTGAGGAGCTTTTGGAAGGACAAAATTTTTTCCGGGTACACAAATCCCATTTGGTACATCTTAAATTCATAGAATCCTACAATAAAGGGAAGGGCGGATACTTAACCCTGTCCGACGGCAATAAAATTGAGGTCGCCGTACGAAGAAAAGAAGCTTTGCTCAAACGGTTAATGTAA
- a CDS encoding tetratricopeptide repeat-containing sensor histidine kinase: MRPTIPNSLCFCLLFLLVFNVRSQEKTLDSLKVELRNHTLQDTVRASLLIRTVSEMTYSDPNEAFPLIDESISISRNEKWTKGEALGLRQKGNLYYVLGDNLNALDAYQKAVLLSKKISDKPLESSLLSNIGNIHADLKEYDRALENYRAYLNTARELGSRPDEIKALSNIAIVYNDSENFEEGISYLEKALELAKLENNDLFVAAITNNLALAQKKAGAHEKALVNYQKAADLAQQIGNKYIEASALNSIGEINALLQNFSVAETNADRALSISKEIGAVEWQADSWKVLSSAFENKGKLAEALYAYKEYITLRDSVLSEEKKSELTRKEMQFKMERQQAIAQEEIKRERLVKNGYLIGTLVLLIISALGYVFYKRRRDALEKKKIAEFNAKVAETELKALRSQMNPHFIFNSLNSISDFIARKDIKQADDYLVKFSKLTRSILENSEKKWIPLEEDLELMELYIQLEALRLEEKLTYTITIDESIETDNTLIPPFILQPFIENSIWHGIAPKNGLGQIDLSIKKAEDMLVCSVDDNGVGRLKNHGQTHKNNSFGLKITKNRIDIINHLKNTKGSLKLFDKNEGVRVEIRLPYEAQF, translated from the coding sequence ATGCGCCCAACCATACCAAATAGTCTTTGTTTTTGTTTGCTTTTTCTTCTTGTTTTTAATGTCCGGTCACAAGAAAAAACCCTAGACTCCTTAAAGGTCGAGTTGCGGAACCACACCCTACAAGACACCGTTAGAGCAAGCCTATTGATCCGTACCGTTTCTGAAATGACGTATTCTGACCCGAATGAGGCCTTTCCTTTAATTGATGAATCGATTTCGATTTCTAGAAATGAAAAATGGACGAAGGGCGAAGCCTTGGGATTACGGCAAAAAGGCAACCTCTATTACGTATTGGGAGACAACCTAAATGCTTTGGACGCTTATCAAAAAGCAGTGCTTCTGAGCAAGAAAATATCGGACAAACCCCTTGAGTCCAGCTTATTGAGCAACATAGGCAATATACATGCAGATCTAAAAGAGTATGATCGCGCTCTGGAAAATTATCGTGCTTACCTTAATACTGCCCGGGAATTGGGCAGTCGACCTGATGAAATTAAGGCACTTTCCAACATAGCCATTGTGTACAACGACTCCGAAAACTTTGAAGAAGGAATTTCGTATTTGGAAAAAGCATTGGAACTGGCCAAACTAGAGAACAATGATCTATTTGTGGCCGCCATTACCAACAACCTGGCGTTGGCCCAAAAAAAAGCAGGTGCCCACGAAAAGGCCTTGGTAAACTACCAAAAGGCCGCAGACTTGGCCCAACAAATCGGCAACAAATACATCGAAGCCTCTGCACTGAACAGTATTGGAGAAATCAACGCGCTACTGCAAAATTTTTCAGTTGCCGAGACCAATGCCGATCGCGCCCTTTCCATTTCCAAGGAAATCGGGGCCGTGGAGTGGCAAGCAGATTCGTGGAAAGTCCTTAGCAGTGCTTTTGAAAACAAAGGCAAATTGGCCGAGGCACTTTATGCTTACAAGGAATATATTACACTAAGGGACAGCGTGTTGAGCGAAGAAAAAAAATCGGAACTGACCCGAAAGGAAATGCAGTTCAAAATGGAGCGTCAACAGGCCATAGCCCAAGAAGAAATAAAAAGAGAACGTTTGGTGAAGAATGGTTATTTGATCGGCACATTGGTGCTCTTGATCATAAGCGCCTTGGGATATGTTTTTTACAAACGTAGGCGAGATGCCTTGGAAAAAAAGAAAATAGCCGAGTTTAATGCCAAAGTGGCCGAGACGGAGCTAAAGGCCCTGCGCTCTCAGATGAATCCCCATTTTATATTCAACTCGCTAAATTCGATAAGCGATTTTATTGCACGAAAAGACATCAAACAAGCGGATGATTATCTGGTAAAATTTTCCAAGCTGACCAGATCTATCCTTGAAAACTCGGAAAAAAAATGGATTCCTTTGGAGGAAGATCTAGAACTGATGGAACTTTACATACAGTTGGAAGCTTTGCGTTTGGAAGAGAAACTCACCTATACCATCACCATTGACGAGTCCATTGAAACCGACAATACTTTGATACCACCTTTTATTTTACAACCATTTATAGAGAATAGTATTTGGCATGGCATCGCTCCAAAAAACGGGCTTGGGCAAATAGACCTTTCCATTAAAAAAGCTGAAGACATGCTTGTTTGTTCCGTGGACGATAATGGTGTAGGACGATTAAAAAATCATGGCCAAACGCACAAGAACAACTCATTTGGGTTAAAAATTACAAAGAATAGAATAGATATTATCAACCATTTAAAAAATACCAAAGGATCACTTAAATTGTTTGATAAAAACGAAGGGGTCCGTGTAGAGATCAGACTTCCGTATGAAGCCCAATTTTAA
- a CDS encoding sigma-70 family RNA polymerase sigma factor has translation MSNYYFYEGFSNLKIPVTPIVKEKLNSDNVDIELQFKENYELLLITSYTILKDKNIACDIVQDFFEYYINKNESIALKVSFQAYAVRAVKNMSYTFLRKTSQERALLQNLPKETEVIDHPAMEVDPRELNLSRLMESLPPKRKKIFEASVINGHSYAEIAEANGISVNTVKTQIKRAYAFMRATVKTFLF, from the coding sequence ATGAGCAATTACTATTTTTATGAAGGTTTTTCTAATCTCAAAATACCTGTAACCCCAATAGTGAAAGAAAAATTGAATAGTGACAACGTGGATATAGAACTTCAATTCAAAGAAAATTATGAGTTGTTGCTGATAACATCCTACACTATTCTTAAGGATAAAAATATTGCCTGCGACATTGTTCAAGATTTTTTTGAATACTACATCAACAAAAATGAATCCATTGCGCTAAAAGTATCTTTCCAAGCGTATGCAGTGCGTGCTGTAAAAAACATGAGCTATACTTTTTTACGAAAAACCAGTCAAGAAAGAGCTCTACTTCAAAATCTTCCAAAAGAAACAGAAGTAATCGACCATCCGGCCATGGAAGTTGACCCACGGGAACTTAATCTTTCTAGGCTAATGGAATCTTTGCCTCCAAAAAGAAAAAAGATCTTTGAAGCTTCGGTGATCAATGGCCATAGCTATGCTGAGATCGCAGAGGCCAATGGCATATCTGTAAACACGGTAAAAACCCAGATAAAGCGAGCCTATGCCTTTATGCGAGCCACCGTAAAGACTTTCCTTTTTTGA
- a CDS encoding FecR family protein — protein sequence MEKSRLRQLLHRIKSSDVIDQELLKDLTPEEKELVQKLHAEGLVESYLEETHSLNIDEEWTRFQKRLQKKNGVQTRVVPLWKNVLKYAAVAIVLLGATIIFKIVKSPELPEQPVNGEVVTLKGADHDVRIIDEDGNGQIRSSTGELIAEQKGNRIKYVSQSSIKKLEYNELKIPYGQVFELELSDGTLVHLNSGTTITYPINFIKGKNREVFIKGEAYFDVTSDKAHPFLVHSDKVTVEVLGTQFNVSSYPENPEIQTVLVEGQVAMRNSETDEGDMILTPGTKGSWNKTTLSSRMSEVDVDLYTSWIGGELVFRDTPFNEILTMLERRYNVSIENKNTDLNNKVLNARFSVEIETIDDVLRSMKNILGYNYQIDGKTIQIE from the coding sequence GTGGAAAAATCAAGACTAAGACAATTATTGCACCGGATTAAATCCTCGGATGTTATTGATCAGGAATTGCTGAAAGACTTGACTCCCGAAGAAAAGGAGTTGGTACAGAAATTACATGCGGAGGGATTGGTGGAAAGTTATTTGGAGGAAACACATTCGCTCAACATCGATGAAGAATGGACACGATTCCAAAAAAGACTGCAAAAGAAAAATGGAGTACAAACACGGGTAGTGCCCTTGTGGAAAAATGTTCTAAAGTATGCCGCAGTGGCCATTGTGCTGTTAGGGGCAACAATTATCTTTAAAATAGTTAAATCTCCAGAACTGCCCGAGCAGCCGGTCAATGGGGAAGTGGTGACCTTAAAAGGAGCCGATCACGATGTTCGGATTATTGATGAGGACGGCAATGGCCAGATCCGCTCTTCAACCGGGGAGCTCATCGCCGAACAAAAAGGGAACAGGATCAAGTACGTATCACAGTCCAGTATCAAAAAATTGGAATACAACGAATTAAAGATTCCATATGGACAAGTGTTCGAACTTGAGTTGTCCGACGGTACCTTGGTTCATCTTAATTCAGGAACGACCATTACATATCCAATAAATTTTATCAAAGGAAAAAATAGAGAGGTATTTATAAAAGGAGAGGCCTATTTTGATGTAACCTCGGATAAGGCCCATCCGTTTTTGGTGCATTCCGATAAAGTAACCGTGGAAGTATTGGGTACACAGTTTAATGTGAGTTCGTATCCAGAGAACCCAGAAATACAAACAGTACTTGTTGAAGGGCAGGTGGCCATGAGAAACTCGGAAACCGATGAAGGGGATATGATACTGACCCCCGGCACCAAGGGGTCTTGGAACAAAACAACACTTTCTTCTCGCATGTCCGAAGTGGATGTAGACCTTTATACAAGTTGGATAGGAGGTGAACTGGTTTTTAGGGACACTCCTTTTAATGAAATACTCACCATGCTCGAGCGCAGGTACAATGTAAGTATCGAAAACAAAAACACCGATTTAAATAATAAAGTGTTGAACGCCAGATTCAGTGTGGAGATTGAAACCATAGATGATGTGCTTCGATCAATGAAGAATATACTGGGCTACAATTACCAAATAGATGGCAAAACCATACAAATAGAATAA
- a CDS encoding TonB-dependent receptor, with translation MKNVTVEQVFKKIESLTTYRFLYESGIISLDQKVTLKIENGDITDVLNTVFKNTKLSYAIQGRQIIVNIAADPPTAKKAMPKEDIESEQNQISGVVSDNNGMPLPGANVVEKGTSNGTQTDFDGKFSLTVAPGAVLAVTYLGFKPLEVPVNDQSNLTITMVEDSEQLSEVVVVAYGEQNRETLTSNVSSVKAEEIENLPVASSDQLLQGRAPGVFVSTNSGDPGGGVFVRVRGSSSISGSSDPLYVVDGIPIQSGNLSQNDVGGATVSPIADINPADIESIDILKDASATAIYGSRAANGVVLITTKKGTRDKAVVSIGVYGGVQSYVKKPSLVTGQQFETLMNESARNNGRPEPYADPANAVNTNWNDLVVNDGAPIRNIDLSVKGGGEKARYFVSANNYSQEGLIKNSGFERFSGRVNMDFRVNSKLNMGTSMLYSRSNRDIVPNSDNIAGAFAGSHFYPSNMEVLDADGNYNRIPTIDHPLATINDVDIQMETGRFLGTVFAEYTFLPGLRLKSSFSADYTNNRETEYLNTNTNAGSAVQGSADLYTLDDYNWIQENVLSYQFNLEKNAFNILVGNSVQKSIRRYGFSSGTGFPTNDFRQISSAAILDASSGSTSYGLASIFSRVNYNFDQKYLVTLNLRGDASSRFGKDNRWGIFPAVGLGWVISKEKFLQDVKFLNNLKFMVGYGITGNQSGITDFNSVGLWEGAAYTSEPGVRPLQLENPSLKWETTKQTDISMDMTMFDNRVNFTAGYYYKKTEDLLLEVPVPTTSGFESVIQNSGAIQNQGVEIGLGVEVFPTDNDLTWYINGNISGNRNKILDLAAPFNVYNRDLFRYEEGAPMYSYYMHKQLGVDPQTGDAIFEDYDGDGEFSTSSDRYIVGDANPDFFGGLTNTLKYKGIDLSFFWQFSYGNEQLNFTRFFMEHGGSRGTNYTTSQLARWQQPGDITDVPRMSAANYASDLRPSRFVEDGSYLRLKNISLGYTLPSSITESLKMSTARVYVSGQNIVTITNYSGLDPEVTATADTSLTQGVEFFTTPSPMTIMAGINLSF, from the coding sequence ATGAAAAATGTGACGGTGGAACAAGTATTCAAAAAGATAGAATCGTTGACTACCTACCGTTTTTTGTATGAAAGTGGTATTATTTCTTTAGATCAAAAAGTAACCTTAAAGATAGAGAATGGTGACATTACGGATGTATTGAACACCGTATTTAAAAACACAAAATTGTCCTATGCCATTCAAGGTCGTCAGATAATTGTAAATATAGCTGCGGATCCGCCTACGGCTAAAAAAGCGATGCCCAAAGAGGACATTGAGAGCGAACAAAACCAAATCAGTGGGGTTGTTTCCGATAATAATGGAATGCCGTTGCCGGGAGCAAATGTGGTGGAAAAAGGTACCTCAAACGGAACACAAACCGATTTTGATGGTAAGTTTTCATTGACCGTTGCTCCGGGGGCAGTTTTGGCAGTAACCTATTTAGGATTTAAACCGTTGGAAGTGCCGGTAAACGACCAAAGCAACCTTACTATAACCATGGTGGAAGATTCGGAGCAGTTGAGCGAAGTAGTGGTAGTTGCCTATGGTGAGCAGAACCGTGAAACTTTGACCAGTAATGTTTCGTCGGTTAAGGCAGAGGAAATTGAAAACCTACCGGTAGCTAGCTCAGATCAACTTTTGCAAGGGCGTGCTCCCGGAGTATTTGTTTCCACCAACTCGGGCGATCCAGGAGGAGGTGTTTTTGTTAGGGTCCGTGGTTCCTCTTCCATAAGTGGGTCCAGTGATCCACTCTATGTAGTGGACGGAATTCCAATCCAAAGTGGAAACCTTTCCCAAAACGATGTCGGTGGAGCAACGGTTAGCCCAATTGCAGATATAAACCCTGCCGATATTGAATCCATAGATATCTTAAAAGATGCTTCTGCTACTGCAATTTATGGTTCCAGGGCGGCAAACGGAGTGGTACTCATTACTACTAAAAAAGGTACGCGGGACAAGGCCGTGGTCAGTATTGGAGTTTATGGAGGTGTACAGAGTTATGTAAAGAAACCATCATTGGTAACAGGCCAACAGTTCGAAACTCTTATGAATGAGAGTGCCCGTAACAATGGCCGTCCAGAGCCCTATGCCGATCCGGCCAACGCCGTTAATACCAATTGGAACGATTTGGTGGTGAACGATGGAGCTCCCATTCGAAACATAGATCTTTCCGTGAAAGGAGGAGGAGAAAAAGCAAGATACTTTGTTTCGGCCAACAACTATTCGCAAGAGGGATTGATCAAAAACTCTGGTTTTGAGCGTTTCTCAGGAAGGGTGAACATGGATTTTAGGGTAAATTCCAAACTAAATATGGGAACAAGTATGCTATACTCCCGTTCCAATCGGGATATAGTGCCCAATAGCGACAATATTGCCGGAGCCTTTGCCGGTTCGCACTTTTACCCTTCAAATATGGAGGTGTTGGATGCAGATGGCAACTATAATCGGATCCCTACCATTGACCACCCTTTGGCAACGATCAACGATGTGGATATCCAAATGGAAACAGGAAGATTTCTAGGTACCGTTTTTGCCGAATATACCTTTTTGCCCGGGTTGAGGTTAAAATCTTCATTTAGTGCGGATTATACCAATAATAGGGAAACGGAATACCTTAATACCAATACAAATGCGGGTAGTGCCGTACAGGGAAGTGCAGATTTATATACCCTAGATGATTATAACTGGATTCAGGAAAATGTTTTGAGTTATCAGTTTAATTTGGAAAAAAATGCATTTAATATTTTGGTGGGTAATTCCGTTCAAAAGTCGATCAGAAGATATGGTTTTTCGAGTGGGACCGGTTTTCCTACCAACGATTTTAGACAAATAAGCTCAGCAGCTATTTTAGATGCCAGTTCAGGAAGCACGAGCTATGGATTGGCCTCCATATTTTCGAGGGTCAATTATAATTTTGATCAAAAATATTTGGTCACATTAAACTTAAGGGGCGATGCCTCATCTCGATTTGGAAAGGACAATCGTTGGGGAATTTTCCCGGCGGTAGGTTTGGGATGGGTCATATCCAAAGAAAAATTTTTACAGGACGTAAAGTTTTTGAACAACCTAAAGTTTATGGTGGGCTACGGTATCACGGGTAACCAAAGTGGAATTACCGATTTTAATTCGGTCGGTCTTTGGGAAGGAGCTGCATACACCTCTGAGCCAGGCGTACGTCCTCTACAATTGGAAAATCCTTCGCTCAAGTGGGAAACTACAAAGCAGACGGATATCAGTATGGATATGACCATGTTCGATAACAGAGTCAACTTTACGGCCGGCTATTATTATAAAAAGACCGAAGATCTATTGTTGGAAGTACCTGTGCCAACTACATCCGGATTTGAGTCGGTGATCCAAAATTCGGGAGCGATCCAAAACCAAGGTGTGGAAATAGGTCTGGGTGTGGAAGTATTCCCAACGGATAATGATTTGACTTGGTACATCAATGGAAATATTTCCGGGAATAGAAATAAGATTTTAGATCTGGCAGCTCCTTTCAATGTGTACAACAGGGATTTGTTCCGATATGAAGAAGGTGCACCGATGTATTCCTACTACATGCACAAACAATTGGGCGTAGATCCACAGACAGGTGATGCCATTTTTGAAGATTATGATGGGGATGGGGAGTTTTCTACCAGCTCCGACCGATATATTGTTGGGGATGCCAACCCGGACTTTTTTGGCGGACTTACCAATACTTTGAAGTACAAGGGAATAGATCTTAGCTTTTTCTGGCAATTCTCCTACGGAAACGAGCAATTGAACTTTACACGCTTTTTTATGGAACATGGCGGTAGTAGGGGTACCAACTACACGACTTCGCAATTGGCCAGATGGCAACAGCCGGGCGATATTACGGATGTACCAAGAATGTCTGCGGCCAATTATGCATCGGATCTTAGACCATCTCGATTTGTGGAAGACGGTTCCTATTTAAGATTAAAAAACATATCATTGGGTTATACTTTGCCATCTTCGATCACGGAATCTTTAAAAATGTCAACGGCAAGAGTATATGTTTCAGGTCAGAATATTGTGACCATTACAAATTATTCGGGATTAGATCCGGAAGTGACTGCAACTGCAGATACATCATTGACCCAAGGAGTTGAGTTTTTTACCACTCCTTCCCCAATGACGATCATGGCAGGTATCAACCTAAGTTTTTAA
- a CDS encoding RagB/SusD family nutrient uptake outer membrane protein: protein MYKTININVKTFLRYTTVLGLLITTACDDILERTPENQVEEASVVTDETSARAAVNGMYNELQSSDYYGDNFLIMGDVSSDIAQSIGTWDFYREMDTYEVSAAGNTENDNFYKRANSAINIANNVLKKVAELDNITDESKDAKLGAAYFIRALALFDLNRVYGGVPGVVGTMGMPVIREATGSIEEITYPERPALLDSYLAVEEDLLNAIELLPDTNDKTVASKGAARALISRLYLYLGYYEDVIDYSTDVIADPKYTLNPNFLDIFVTKSNQESVFELDFNTTDQSGIRNWYNPNGGRGDLTSHQEFYLEASSDPMDVRGQLFGFSESNGNFQIKYQKAGGLDNIHIIRISEMYLNRAEALAQTDDLDGAIDDLNEVRTRAGIDAIAVTPATKQEVLELIWQERKLEFAFEGHRFFDLTRTGQIMDVLQNINRNNGPAVSIPEIGRAVFPIPRFELDANPNLEQNEAYR from the coding sequence ATGTATAAGACCATAAATATAAACGTGAAGACTTTCCTGAGATATACCACCGTGCTCGGATTGTTGATAACCACCGCATGCGATGATATACTGGAGAGGACACCTGAAAATCAAGTGGAGGAAGCTTCAGTGGTTACTGATGAGACCAGTGCCCGTGCTGCGGTAAACGGTATGTACAACGAATTGCAAAGCTCGGACTACTACGGTGACAATTTCCTGATCATGGGAGATGTATCGTCCGATATAGCCCAAAGTATTGGAACTTGGGATTTTTATCGTGAAATGGACACTTACGAAGTATCGGCCGCGGGGAATACCGAGAACGATAATTTTTATAAAAGAGCCAATTCTGCCATTAATATTGCCAACAATGTGCTCAAAAAAGTTGCAGAATTGGATAATATCACCGACGAAAGCAAGGATGCAAAATTGGGCGCAGCATACTTTATTAGAGCGTTGGCCTTGTTCGACTTGAACCGGGTGTACGGAGGTGTTCCCGGGGTGGTAGGGACCATGGGTATGCCAGTAATAAGAGAGGCAACGGGATCTATCGAGGAGATCACCTATCCAGAAAGGCCCGCACTGCTGGATTCCTATTTGGCAGTAGAAGAAGATTTGTTGAACGCTATAGAGCTGTTGCCGGATACCAACGACAAAACAGTGGCATCCAAAGGAGCGGCACGGGCATTAATTTCTAGATTGTATCTGTATTTAGGATACTACGAAGACGTAATCGATTATTCAACAGATGTAATTGCTGACCCTAAGTACACACTGAACCCAAATTTTTTGGACATATTTGTCACCAAATCCAACCAGGAATCGGTTTTTGAACTCGATTTTAACACGACCGATCAAAGTGGCATCCGAAACTGGTACAATCCCAATGGCGGCCGTGGGGATTTAACTTCGCACCAGGAATTTTATTTGGAGGCTTCATCCGATCCAATGGATGTTCGCGGACAGTTATTTGGATTTTCCGAGTCCAACGGCAATTTTCAAATCAAATATCAAAAAGCAGGCGGACTGGATAACATCCATATCATCCGTATTTCCGAAATGTATCTAAATAGGGCAGAGGCCTTGGCCCAGACCGATGACCTTGATGGGGCAATCGACGATTTGAACGAGGTTAGAACTAGAGCAGGTATTGATGCCATTGCAGTTACCCCAGCAACTAAACAGGAAGTTTTAGAGCTAATCTGGCAAGAAAGAAAACTGGAGTTTGCCTTCGAGGGACACCGTTTCTTTGATTTGACCCGAACAGGACAGATTATGGATGTACTTCAAAATATCAACAGAAACAATGGGCCGGCAGTAAGCATTCCAGAAATCGGAAGGGCAGTTTTTCCAATCCCAAGATTTGAACTCGATGCAAATCCAAATCTCGAGCAAAACGAAGCGTATCGCTAA